The Maniola hyperantus chromosome 9, iAphHyp1.2, whole genome shotgun sequence genome includes a region encoding these proteins:
- the LOC117985486 gene encoding multidrug resistance protein homolog 49-like: MKGQSKRFVNHKGKAYDMGVKKEKKQEDSIGFFDLWRYSTWIERLATVLGSLSGCICSAGLVAAVLIYGELTALFITRHKAEPNAGQAYILHIFGGDRIVGNSNRTFHMDALVEDSIAFAVASVAIMACQLVAAACAVTLANWAAARMITRLRWKLLRSVLSQETAFFDTNTTMNFASTLTEDTEKLKMGVGEHVAMASYLAGSVVVATSVALAHGWQLTLAGLVVVPIALVVAALVAKNQTRCSADEVVAYGTAGRIVEQALSAIRTVRAYSGEKVEVTRYSEALGGASSAARRRCAWSGTGAGLGWLLTYGLNAIVFAYGAALCVSDMPLPPEERTYHPGVMVTVLFCTFMAAQNIAMLNPHLEIFSTARGAAKSLFGLLERQSKINALNDSGLKPERFKGDIVFDNLYFNYPSRPDMKVLRGLSLKVKAGETVALVGGSGCGKSTLLQLLQRAYEPDSGNIVVDGNKLHTLHLHHFRRRIGVVGQEPVLFSGTIRENIMLGVEDATEADMIEAAKTAHAHQFITKLTNGYDTTLGESGAQLSGGQKQRVAIARALLRKPAILLLDEPTSALDPAAERQVQAALDAASTGRTTLVVSHRLSTIVNASRIVYIEQGAVLEQGSHLELLEKKGAYWKLLQDDMTHRSIEATQSEFTEDDEVVEAEVEQKLSRVRRSSSICSTHRESFRRNHFVRGSLRLGSMTSNQVASVPHLTQEHETEVEEEEEKEANVSTWQLLKLNSEEWPFLAGGGAASLLIGATMPVFAFLFSKLYGMFSWPDHDEILRQSQIYAGLFACAALVSGVVTFLQAWLFGLAGAKLTDRLRILTFNNYLVQEQGWFDVPTNSVGALCARLASDCAAVQGATGTRLGTMLQGISTMVLGVGLALAYSWKMTLVSLLSVPCVIGGICLEGWVTKKSEVKEQRALESASRLATEAVLNVRTVHSLGVEWAVLGRYSAALAEAERQNSTRWVRGPVYGLCLCAPTLGYAVSLAYGGYLIAREDLNYEYAILVSEALIYGAWMLAEALSFAPNFAAARRSGARIIRALARQPVVQTEPTAVDDPSWVATGKLDFSNIHFHYPTRTNVPVLRGLSLELPAGKTLALVGPSGCGKSTIMHLLMRSYDPNQGAVRLDGRDIRRDLPLPRLRAQLGLVQQEPVMFERSIRDNIAYGDNSRDVALEEIIAAARQANVHSFVATLPSGYDTVLEAGSAALSGGQKQRVAIARALLRNPRVLLLDEATSALDAASEKVVQAALESASKDRTTVIIAHRLATVRHADVICVVDGGVIAESGSHEELVHKRGLYWELLQQQGPTDVNS, from the exons TGGCGATATTCAACATGGATCGAGAGGCTAGCCACAGTACTAGGTTCCCTCTCCGGCTGCATCTGCTCAGCAGGGCTGGTTGCCGCAGTACTTATATACGGAGAACTCACAGCTCTCTTCATCACACGACACAAGGCCGAGCCCAACGCTGGACAGGCGTATATATTACACATTTTCGGAGGGGACAGAATAGT agGTAACAGCAACAGAACCTTCCATATGGACGCTCTTGTGGAGGACTCGATCGCGTTCGCGGTTGCCAGCGTCGCGATAATGGCGTGCCAGCTGGTCGCCGCAGCCTGCGCCGTGACGCTTGCGAACTGGGCCGCTGCGAGAATG atAACAAGGTTAAGATGGAAACTCCTACGATCAGTATTAAGTCAAGAGACAGCATTTTTCGATACCAACACTACGATGAACTTCGCATCGACACTTACAGA AGACACGGAGAAATTAAAAATGGGTGTCGGCGAGCATGTAGCGATGGCATCCTATTTGGCTGGCAGCGTTGTCGTGGCGACCAGTGTTGCGCTGGCACACGGCTGGCAACTCACGCTGGCCGGCCTGGTCGTCGTGCCAATAGCGCTAGTCGTCGCTGCTCTTGTTGCCAAG AACCAAACCCGCTGCTCAGCGGATGAAGTAGTGGCATATGGCACAGCAGGGCGTATAGTGGAGCAGGCGCTCTCTGCGATACGCACAGTTAGAGCGTACTCGGGAGAAAAAGTTGAAGTTACCAG ATACTCAGAAGCCCTTGGCGGTGCAAGTTCGGCAGCGCGCCGTCGTTGCGCGTGGTCGGGAACAGGCGCTGGCCTCGGCTGGCTACTGACGTACGGCCTCAACGCCATAGTCTTCGCGTATGGAGCCGCTCTATGTGTGAGCGACATGCCACTACCACCCGAGGAGAGGACTTATCATCCTGGAGTTATGGTCACG GTCCTCTTCTGCACCTTCATGGCAGCTCAAAACATCGCCATGTTGAATCCACATCTGGAAATTTTCTCGACCGCGCGGGGAGCTGCCAAGTCGCTGTTTGGTCTTCTTGAACGACAGTCCAAGATTAACGCGTTAAACGATTCTGGACTCAAACCAGAGAGGTTTAAGGGCGATATCGTGTTTGATAATTTGTACTTTAATTATCCATCGAGGCCTGATATGAAG gtACTCAGAGGGTTAAGTCTGAAGGTGAAGGCGGGTGAGACAGTGGCTCTAGTGGGAGGGTCGGGTTGCGGCAAGTCGACGCTCCTGCAGCTGCTGCAGCGCGCCTACGAGCCCGACAGCGGTAACATTGTGGTGGACGGCAACAAGCTCCATACGTTGCACTTACACCACTTCAGGAGAAGAATTG GTGTCGTAGGACAAGAACCAGTGCTGTTCAGTGGAACGATTCGGGAGAACATAATGCTGGGAGTGGAAGATGCCACTGAGGCAGACATGATCGAAGCGGCCAAAACCGCGCACGCTCACCAGTTCATCACTAAACTGACCAAT GGCTACGACACCACCCTCGGTGAAAGTGGAGCGCAGTTGTCCGGGGGTCAGAAGCAACGGGTGGCCATCGCTCGCGCGTTGCTCAGGAAGCCTGCCATCCTGCTGCTGGATGAGCCCACATCTGCGCTGGACCCGGCTGCTGAGAGACAGGTTCAGGCCGCTCTGGATGCTGCCAGCACAGGGAGGACTACCTTAGTGGTCTCACATAG GTTATCAACAATAGTGAACGCGTCTCGCATAGTGTACATCGAGCAGGGCGCGGTGCTGGAACAGGGCTCGCACCTGGAGCTGCTGGAGAAGAAGGGCGCCTACTGGAAACTGTTGCAAGACGATATGACGCATAG AAGTATAGAAGCCACACAATCAGAGTTCACGGAAGACGACGAGGTGGTGGAAGCTGAAGTGGAGCAGAAGCTGAGCAGGGTTAGACGGAGCAGCAGCATTTGCTCCACACATAGAG AATCGTTCCGGCGTAACCATTTCGTCCGCGGCAGTCTTCGGCTCGGCTCCATGACGTCAAACCAAGTGGCTTCTGTACCGCATCTAACTCAGGAACAC GAGACCGAAGTTGAAGAGGAAGAAGAGAAAGAAGCGAACGTGTCAACCTGGCAACTCCTCAAGCTGAACAGCGAGGAGTGGCCCTTCCTCGCCGGCGGAGGAGCAGCTTCCCTGTTGATCGGAGCCACCATGCCTGTCTTCGCGTTTCTATTCTCCAAGTTATATGGC ATGTTCTCTTGGCCAGATCACGACGAAATCCTCCGACAATCTCAGATCTACGCAGGCCTGTTCGCTTGTGCAGCTTTAGTCAGCGGTGTGGTGACCTTCCTCCAAGCCTGGCTGTTTGGGCTGGCGGGTGCCAAGCTTACTGACAGGCTGAGGATACTTACGTTCAACAACTACTTAGTACAG GAACAAGGCTGGTTCGACGTGCCCACCAACTCTGTTGGAGCTCTGTGCGCTCGGCTCGCGTCAGACTGTGCTGCGGTGCAGGGTGCTACTG GAACTCGGCTGGGCACGATGCTGCAAGGCATCAGCACCATGGTGCTGGGCGTGGGACTGGCGCTGGCGTACTCCTGGAAGATGACCCTCGTCAGCTTGCTGAGCGTGCCATGC GTAATCGGTGGTATCTGCTTAGAAGGCTGGGTGACGAAGAAGTCTGAAGTGAAGGAGCAACGAGCCCTGGAAAGCGCGTCTCGACTGGCCACTGAAGCGGTGCTCAACGTGCGAACTGTACATAGTTTAG GCGTGGAGTGGGCGGTCCTCGGGCGCTACTCGGCCGCGCTGGCGGAGGCGGAGCGGCAGAACAGCACGCGCTGGGTGCGCGGGCCGGTGTACGGGCTGTGCCTGTGTGCGCCCACGCTGGGCTACGCAGTGTCGCTCGCGTACGGCGGCTACCTCATCGCAAGAGAGGACTTGAACTACGAATACGCTATACT AGTATCAGAAGCCCTGATCTACGGCGCGTGGATGTTGGCCGAGGCGCTATCGTTCGCGCCCAACTTCGCAGCTGCGCGCCGCTCTGGCGCTCGCATCATCCGAGCACTGGCGCGGCAACCTGTGGTGCAGACCGAGCCCACTGCTGTGGACGATCCGTCATGG GTCGCGACTGGTAAACTAGACTTCTCGAACATCCACTTCCACTACCCCACGAGAACCAACGTGCCCGTGCTGCGGGGGCTGAGCCTGGAGCTGCCCGCCGGCAAGACCCTCGCGCTGGTCGGGCCCTCCGGCTGCGGGAAGTCCACCATCATGCATCTGCTGATGAGGAGCTACGACCCCAACCAGGGCGCTGTG AGGCTGGACGGACGCGACATCAGACGCGACTTGCCGCTGCCACGCCTGCGCGCGCAACTGGGGCTCGTGCAGCAGGAGCCGGTGATGTTCGAGCGCTCCATCCGCGACAACATCGCGTACGGCGACAACTCGCGCGACGTCGCGCTCGAGGAGATCATCGCGGCCGCGCGACAGGCGAATGTGCACTCCTTCGTCGCTACTTTACCCTCG GGGTATGACACGGTGCTGGAAGCGGGTTCCGCGGCGCTATCCGGAGGTCAGAAGCAGCGCGTGGCGATAGCGCGGGCCttgctacggaaccctagggTGCTGCTGCTCGACGAGGCTACTTCCGCGCTCGACGCCGCCAGCGAAAAG GTGGTACAGGCGGCTTTGGAGAGCGCGTCGAAGGACAGGACGACAGTGATCATAGCCCACCGCCTCGCTACAGTGCGGCATGCGGACGTCATCTGTGTCGTTGATGGAG